In one Brienomyrus brachyistius isolate T26 chromosome 12, BBRACH_0.4, whole genome shotgun sequence genomic region, the following are encoded:
- the LOC125704778 gene encoding F-box/WD repeat-containing protein 7 isoform X2, with the protein MPLAAEPEQELEVSELAEPAGGAREPQTPHGVLRFFAVSFVGQGLPFCPSRMKRKLDHGPEVRSFPSGKKPCKGSEYPSPAGIYPATPTTFKDLRAANGQGQQRRRITSIPPPSGLQDWLRTFQSWSGTEKLLALDELIDSCEPTQVKHMMQVIEPQFQRDFISLLPKELALYVLSFLEPKDLLQAAQTCRYWRILAEDNLLWREKCREEGIDEPLHVKRRKPVKPGFTHSPWKSAYIRQHRVDTNWRRGDLKPPKVLKGHDDHVITCLQFCGNRVVSGSDDNTLKVWSAITGKCLRTLVGHTGGVWSSQMRDNIIISGSTDRTLKVWNAETGECIHTLYGHTSTVRCMHLHDKRVVSGSRDATLRVWDIETGQCLHVLMGHVAAVRCVQYDGRRVVSGAYDFMVKVWDPETETCLHTLQGHTNRVYSLQFDGVHVVSGSLDTSIRVWDVETGNCIHTLTGHQSLTSGMELRDNILVSGNADSTVKIWDIKTGQCLQTLQGPHKHQSAVTCLQFNKNFVVTSSDDGTVKLWDLRTGDFIRNLVTLESGGSGGVVWRIRASNTKLVCAVGSRNGTEETKLLVLDFDVDMK; encoded by the exons ATGCCTCTGGCAGCCGAACcggagcaggagctggaggtgTCGGAGCTGGCAGAGCCCGCAGGGGGGGCCAGGGAGCCCCAGACCCCACACGGTGTCCTCCGCTTCTTCGCCGTCAGCTTCGTGGGGCAGGGTCTGCCCTTTTGCCCCAGCAGG atgAAGAGGAAGTTGGACCATGGCCCCGAGGTCCGATCTTTCCCTTCAGGAAAAAAACCCTGCAAAGGCTCGGAATACCCAAG CCCCGCAGGCATCTACCcggccacccccaccaccttcAAGGACCTGCGAGCCGCCAATGGCCAGGGGCAGCAGCGCCGCCGCATCACTTCCATTCCCCCTCCCTCAGGGCTGCAGGACTGGCTCCGCACCTTTCAG AGCTGGAGTGGCACGGAGAAGCTGCTGGCGCTGGACGAGCTCATCGACAGCTGTGAGCCGACGCAGGTCAAGCACATGATGCAGGTGATCGAGCCGCAGTTCCAGCGCGACTTCATCTCCCTGCTGCCCAAAGAG ctgGCCCTCTACGTTCTCTCCTTCTTGGAGCCCAAAGACCTGCTGCAGGCAGCTCAGACCTGCCGCTACTGGCGCATTCTGGCTGAGGACAACCTGCTGTGGAGGGAGAAGTGCAGGGAGGAAG GCATCGACGAGCCCCTGCACGTCAAGCGGAGAAAACCGGTCAAACCTGGCTTCACGCACAGCCCTTGGAAGAGCGCTTacatcaggcagcacagggtggACACTAACTGGAGGAGAGGGGATCTTAAACCTCCCAAG gtgctcaAAGGTCACGACGACCATGTGATCACCTGCCTGCAGTTCTGCGGCAACCGCGTGGTCAGCGGCTCAGACGACAACACGCTGAAGGTGTGGTCGGCCATCACTGGCAAG TGCTTACGGACGCTGGTGGGCCACACCGGGGGTGTCTGGTCCTCCCAAATGAGGGACAACATCATCATCAGCGGCTCAACAGACCGAACACTGAAGGTGTGGAACGCGGAAACGGGCGAGTGCATCCACACGCTGTACGGCCACACGTCCACTGTGCGCTGCATGCACCTGCACGACAAGAG GGTGGTGAGCGGATCGCGGGACGCCACACTGCGCGTCTGGGACATCGAGACAGGCCAGTGCCTGCACGTGCTGATGGGCCATGTGGCGGCAGTGCGCTGCGTGCAGTATGATGGGCGGCGTGTGGTCAGCGGCGCCTACGACTTCATGGTGAAGGTGTGGGACCCCGAGACGGAAACCTGCCTGCACACGCTCCAGGGCCACACCAACCGTGTCTACTCACTGCAG TTTGACGGCGTCCATGTGGTGAGCGGTTCCCTGGACACGTCCATCCGGGTCTGGGACGTGGAAACGGGGAACTGCATCCACACGCTGACGGGCCACCAGTCGCTGACCAGCGGCATGGAGCTCAGGGACAACATCCTGGTGTCGGGCAACGCCGACTCCACCGTCAAGATCTGGGACATCAAGACGGGCCAGTGTTTGCAGACGCTGCAGG GTCCCCACAAGCACCAGAGTGCCGTCACATGTCTGCAGTTTAACAAGAACTTTGTGGTGACCAGCTCGGACGACGGCACGGTGAAGCTGTGGGACCTGCGGACGGGCGACTTCATCCGCAACCTGGTGACGCTGGAgagcggcggcagcggcggcgtGGTGTGGCGCATCCGCGCCTCCAACACCAAGCTGGTGTGTGCCGTGGGCAGCCGGAACGGCACCGAGGAGACCAAGctgctggtgctggactttgacGTGGACATGAAGTGA
- the LOC125704778 gene encoding F-box/WD repeat-containing protein 7 isoform X3: MGFYGTLKMIFYKMKRKLDHGPEVRSFPSGKKPCKGSEYPSPAGIYPATPTTFKDLRAANGQGQQRRRITSIPPPSGLQDWLRTFQSWSGTEKLLALDELIDSCEPTQVKHMMQVIEPQFQRDFISLLPKELALYVLSFLEPKDLLQAAQTCRYWRILAEDNLLWREKCREEGIDEPLHVKRRKPVKPGFTHSPWKSAYIRQHRVDTNWRRGDLKPPKVLKGHDDHVITCLQFCGNRVVSGSDDNTLKVWSAITGKCLRTLVGHTGGVWSSQMRDNIIISGSTDRTLKVWNAETGECIHTLYGHTSTVRCMHLHDKRVVSGSRDATLRVWDIETGQCLHVLMGHVAAVRCVQYDGRRVVSGAYDFMVKVWDPETETCLHTLQGHTNRVYSLQFDGVHVVSGSLDTSIRVWDVETGNCIHTLTGHQSLTSGMELRDNILVSGNADSTVKIWDIKTGQCLQTLQGPHKHQSAVTCLQFNKNFVVTSSDDGTVKLWDLRTGDFIRNLVTLESGGSGGVVWRIRASNTKLVCAVGSRNGTEETKLLVLDFDVDMK, translated from the exons ATGGGTTTCTACGGCACTTTAAAGATGATCTTTTATAAA atgAAGAGGAAGTTGGACCATGGCCCCGAGGTCCGATCTTTCCCTTCAGGAAAAAAACCCTGCAAAGGCTCGGAATACCCAAG CCCCGCAGGCATCTACCcggccacccccaccaccttcAAGGACCTGCGAGCCGCCAATGGCCAGGGGCAGCAGCGCCGCCGCATCACTTCCATTCCCCCTCCCTCAGGGCTGCAGGACTGGCTCCGCACCTTTCAG AGCTGGAGTGGCACGGAGAAGCTGCTGGCGCTGGACGAGCTCATCGACAGCTGTGAGCCGACGCAGGTCAAGCACATGATGCAGGTGATCGAGCCGCAGTTCCAGCGCGACTTCATCTCCCTGCTGCCCAAAGAG ctgGCCCTCTACGTTCTCTCCTTCTTGGAGCCCAAAGACCTGCTGCAGGCAGCTCAGACCTGCCGCTACTGGCGCATTCTGGCTGAGGACAACCTGCTGTGGAGGGAGAAGTGCAGGGAGGAAG GCATCGACGAGCCCCTGCACGTCAAGCGGAGAAAACCGGTCAAACCTGGCTTCACGCACAGCCCTTGGAAGAGCGCTTacatcaggcagcacagggtggACACTAACTGGAGGAGAGGGGATCTTAAACCTCCCAAG gtgctcaAAGGTCACGACGACCATGTGATCACCTGCCTGCAGTTCTGCGGCAACCGCGTGGTCAGCGGCTCAGACGACAACACGCTGAAGGTGTGGTCGGCCATCACTGGCAAG TGCTTACGGACGCTGGTGGGCCACACCGGGGGTGTCTGGTCCTCCCAAATGAGGGACAACATCATCATCAGCGGCTCAACAGACCGAACACTGAAGGTGTGGAACGCGGAAACGGGCGAGTGCATCCACACGCTGTACGGCCACACGTCCACTGTGCGCTGCATGCACCTGCACGACAAGAG GGTGGTGAGCGGATCGCGGGACGCCACACTGCGCGTCTGGGACATCGAGACAGGCCAGTGCCTGCACGTGCTGATGGGCCATGTGGCGGCAGTGCGCTGCGTGCAGTATGATGGGCGGCGTGTGGTCAGCGGCGCCTACGACTTCATGGTGAAGGTGTGGGACCCCGAGACGGAAACCTGCCTGCACACGCTCCAGGGCCACACCAACCGTGTCTACTCACTGCAG TTTGACGGCGTCCATGTGGTGAGCGGTTCCCTGGACACGTCCATCCGGGTCTGGGACGTGGAAACGGGGAACTGCATCCACACGCTGACGGGCCACCAGTCGCTGACCAGCGGCATGGAGCTCAGGGACAACATCCTGGTGTCGGGCAACGCCGACTCCACCGTCAAGATCTGGGACATCAAGACGGGCCAGTGTTTGCAGACGCTGCAGG GTCCCCACAAGCACCAGAGTGCCGTCACATGTCTGCAGTTTAACAAGAACTTTGTGGTGACCAGCTCGGACGACGGCACGGTGAAGCTGTGGGACCTGCGGACGGGCGACTTCATCCGCAACCTGGTGACGCTGGAgagcggcggcagcggcggcgtGGTGTGGCGCATCCGCGCCTCCAACACCAAGCTGGTGTGTGCCGTGGGCAGCCGGAACGGCACCGAGGAGACCAAGctgctggtgctggactttgacGTGGACATGAAGTGA